The segment TTTATTTTCATAAATCAACTATTTTTTATCAACTTCTCGTAGGGTTTCTTCTATCAAACTTTTTTGTGCTTTTATATCAATTGTTTTACCAATTATTTTTTCTGCCACAGCTATAACCATCTCTGCCGCTTCTTTTTTAACTTCAGCCATCATCTTTATTTTCTCCTCGATCATTTGATTTTTTGCGACGGTAATTAGCTTTTCCACCTCAGCCTTTGTTTTAAGTTTTGTTTCCGCCCCAGCCACTTCAGCGCGCTTCCCCGCTTCTTCAATAATTCCTTTCGCTTCCTGCTTAGCTTTTTGAATTTCTGCGGCCTGAAGTTCTTTAGTTTTTTCCAATTCTACTCCAAGCTGTTCGGCGTCACGCAGGCCTTTTTCAATTTTTTCTTTTCGTCCCTCGAGCATTTTTAAAAGCGGTTTGTATAAAAATTTATACAAAATCAAAACCAAAATCAAAAAATTTACAAGTTGGGCGATTAAAAGTCGCCAATCAATGCCAAGTTTTTCTAATAATTCCATATTTTTAATATTAGTTCAAAGTTTTAAGTCCACGGCTTTTTGCCATGGACTCCGAACCGTGGACTAAACAAACTTAATGATTAGAGCCACGACAAGCGCGTAAATGGCGATAGCTTCGGTGAAAGCGATAGCCAAAATCATCGCGGTCTGCACTTTTGAAGCAGCCTCCGGATTTCGGCCGATCGATTCCATGGCCTTGCCAGCCAATTTTCCGATAGCCATAGCCGGGCCAAAAGCACCGACAGCAATTGCGAAAGCCGCAGCGATAGCTTTTACAGCATCTAAATTGCCAAGAAGCCCGCCCGCAGCCTGCGTTGTTTCTGTTACAGCCATAATTTTATTCGACAGTCATCCACTTTCGACGGAAATTTTTTTATTTAACGTCGGCGATTTACTGTCGTTATGTTAATTAATGATAAATAAATGAATTAATGCGCTTCATGTTCCTCGTGTTCATGTTCCGTGACTGCCATTTTTAGAAATACTAAAGTTAACATCGCAAAAACCAAAGCTTGAACAAATCCCACAAAAATTTCCAAAAATAAAAATGGCAAAGGCACAATATATGGTACGAGAAAACTAACTACTGTCAATAAAACTTCTCCGGCAAAAATATTTCCGAAAAGCCGAAAAGAAAAAGAAACAAATTTCGCTAGTTCGGCAATTAATTCTAAAAAACCGGCAAAAAAATTAATAATTCCGTTAAAAGAAGGAACCGGTAAAAATCCGTATTTTATTTTAAATAAACCGCCGAAGGGAAGAAATTTTTTTCCATATTTCCAAAGACCAATTCCAGCAATGCCGAAAATTTGAGTAGAAATTACAGAAACAATGGCGATCGCCAAAGTAACATTCAAATCAGCCGAAGCCGAACGAATAAAGGGAACTAAAATTGTTTTTCCGTGATGTTCTTCCCAAATGCCTATCGTCCCAAGTCCTGGAACAATTTCAATCCAATTAGATAAAATTACAAAAATAAAAATTGTAAAAACTATCGGGAAAAATTTTTTGGCCTGTTTCCGGTCGCCCGTGATTGTTTCCATAAAACTTAACGCCCCCTCCACAACTGTTTCCACAACATTTTGTAATCCTCTCGGTACTTCTTTTAAATTTTTTCGTACTACTAGCGCGATGATTATCAAAAATAAAATTATTACCCAAGCTACGAGCAAAGTATTTGTAACGGGAAAACTGCCGATATGGAAAATTGGTTCCGCGGCAAGGGAAATATTCATACTTATTTATTTTTGTTCAGTTTTTTCAGATTTTACCTTTTCGGAATCTGCCGTTCCTAAAATTTTTATTGTCTTAAAATAAACAGCAAAAGTTGAAATAACTAAAGATAAAAGCACTCCGGCCAATAAAAGCCAAGGTGAAGTGTCAAATCTTTTATCTAAAATTCTACCGAGCAAAGCAAGAAGAACTAACGGAACAGCAATAGAATAACCAAGTTGCCAAGCCAGAGACAGCGCATACCAAACCTGACTTTTTTCTTTTGTTTTTTGGGAAGTTTCTAGCTTATCCACAGGTTTAATTTTTACTTAATCTTAATTTAAATATTTAGGTATTCTAGAACATTTTTAAAAAATGGTCAATGCTTTTTAAAAAAAATAGGGGGCCGCCAGAGATGGCAGGCCCCCTCATAGGGAACTATCGAAAATGGGCTGCGTTGCATGCCCACCTCGCGTATCCCTCCCACACGGGTGAACATTCCAGTCCTCCTTCCTTGAGTAGCTGAATGAACTTCTTCCTTCGATTTTTGGACGGAGGAAGAAGGCTGATTTTGCTTGCGCCACATTCTGGGTTGATTCGCGAGATCCTCACCAAGATGTGCCTTCTCTGGGAATGGAGTAAGCGGATTAATTTTTCCGCGTGAGAATCGGAATCGTTAACCCCTTGAATCAGTGCGTAGTGGATCACGAACTTTACGCGTACTGCTTCTGCGTACGCTGTTCCTAGATCCACAATTTCCTGAACGGGGTCCCTGGCAGGAATGAAGTGTCTCCGTTCTTCATCAGTAGGAAAATGCATGGAGAAGCGGAGTTGGACGCGGTACTCGTCGCAGAACCTCACGTCATTGAGCATCTGCT is part of the Patescibacteria group bacterium genome and harbors:
- the atpF gene encoding F0F1 ATP synthase subunit B, with product MELLEKLGIDWRLLIAQLVNFLILVLILYKFLYKPLLKMLEGRKEKIEKGLRDAEQLGVELEKTKELQAAEIQKAKQEAKGIIEEAGKRAEVAGAETKLKTKAEVEKLITVAKNQMIEEKIKMMAEVKKEAAEMVIAVAEKIIGKTIDIKAQKSLIEETLREVDKK
- the atpE gene encoding ATP synthase F0 subunit C, with the protein product MAVTETTQAAGGLLGNLDAVKAIAAAFAIAVGAFGPAMAIGKLAGKAMESIGRNPEAASKVQTAMILAIAFTEAIAIYALVVALIIKFV
- a CDS encoding FoF1 ATP synthase subunit a, translating into MNISLAAEPIFHIGSFPVTNTLLVAWVIILFLIIIALVVRKNLKEVPRGLQNVVETVVEGALSFMETITGDRKQAKKFFPIVFTIFIFVILSNWIEIVPGLGTIGIWEEHHGKTILVPFIRSASADLNVTLAIAIVSVISTQIFGIAGIGLWKYGKKFLPFGGLFKIKYGFLPVPSFNGIINFFAGFLELIAELAKFVSFSFRLFGNIFAGEVLLTVVSFLVPYIVPLPFLFLEIFVGFVQALVFAMLTLVFLKMAVTEHEHEEHEAH
- a CDS encoding AtpZ/AtpI family protein gives rise to the protein MDKLETSQKTKEKSQVWYALSLAWQLGYSIAVPLVLLALLGRILDKRFDTSPWLLLAGVLLSLVISTFAVYFKTIKILGTADSEKVKSEKTEQK